In the genome of Montipora foliosa isolate CH-2021 chromosome 3, ASM3666993v2, whole genome shotgun sequence, one region contains:
- the LOC137995039 gene encoding uncharacterized protein, translated as MMSPFVTILLISLAISIQGRPRHHKHKKAHVHRISQINEPLQPQEYQQFGDGQAPAGPPKNVNVYNMNLHKFDKNNKMNANLNAHSLAITMQGPGMIELRTGQQQIAAGAPRPDHTIKVIKNTPDAQGVHVMKVKNIDSQLPVNLPLTELPGPVPASKQEKSADLFAQHRPVNPSQSKIQGHIAASKIKQVKPVALEPIHELKELGVLIRKPHRKVPLHHRVHNPKANTYEQQPDAAQQPQGPSLRLNQKVNKEEAQKILTKIESTIPINVQQPEHEERVFKGHKIKLTNAGEAQRIFGKVDAKNVALTMQGPGTASVTSRLNEGTQTIIFDPKPPELCPDKNCPQQRGGKRHVHRN; from the exons ATGATGTCTCCATTTGTCACCATTCTGCTGATTTCGCTGGCGATTTCGATTCAAGGAAGACCCCGTCACCATAAACACAAGAAAG CTCATGTGCACAGAATCAGTCAGATAAACGAGCCACTCCAACCACAGGAATACCAACAATTCGGAGACGGTCAAGCGCCCGCAGGGCCCCCAAAGAATGTCAATGTTTACAACATGAATCTTCACAAGTTTGACAAGAACAATAAAATGAACGCAAATCTCAACGCTCACAGTTTAGCCATTACTATGCAAGGACCAGGCATGATTGAGTTACGCACAGGCCAGCAGCAAATCGCCGCAGGGGCACCTAGACCTGATCACACTATCAAAGTGATAAAAAATACCCCAGACGCGCAGGGCGTTCATGTCATGAAGGTGAAGAATATAG ATAGTCAACTTCCCGTAAATCTACCCCTAACTGAGCTGCCAGGACCCGTACCGGCATCAAAACAGGAAAAATCTGCTGACCTCTTTGCGCAACATCGTCCAGTAAACCCCTCGCAGTCCAAGATACAGGGACACATAGCCGCGTCAAAAATAAAACAGGTCAAACCTGTTGCCCTTGAGCCCATACATGAACTGAAAGAGCTTGGAGTGTTGATTAGAAAGCCACATCGTAAGGTTCCGTTGCACCACAGGGTACATAACCCAAAAGCCAATACATACGAACAGCAGCCTGATGCGGCACAGCAACCACAGGGACCCTCACTGCGTTTGAACCAGAAAGTGAACAAAGAGGAAGCTCAGAAAATTTTGACGAAAATTGAAAGCACTATTCCCATAAATGTTCAACAACCGGAGC ATGAAGAACGCGTTTTTAAAGGGCACAAAATTAAACTGACTAATGCGGGCGAGGCTCAACGCATATTTGGCAAAGTTGATGCCAAAAATGTGGCACTTACCATGCAAGGGCCTGGGACAGCATCTGTGACGTCACGACTGAATGAAGGAACCCAGACAATCATTTTTGACCCCAAACCCCCGGAGCTTTGCCCTGACAAGAATTGTCCTCAGCAAAGAGGAGGAAAAAGACACGTGCATAGGAACTGA
- the LOC137995040 gene encoding uncharacterized protein, whose amino-acid sequence MFKLIIFLACWSVIEGKNIHRFIRDAEGNATELDDSNVTSKANDTPPIYDMQSDLIAPASGPKPLQAKYTIRILPKLRDGVPQVQEIRIMPPKSNDTKAFVKPLMVLKQNVSRPMIENIEIDVPEKGKKFSSKPSVEVIEGDHREMLQVSKGEAVIENPEQRSHDYSAGNSSLDATDESGTQNETHSSSQNATRSSVPQNATQSLTSQNATQAVISRNATKPSVSQDTSMKRIPQETATADARNSTPSPVNTQAFNSVPQPCTDDGRCVIYPEERCIEDWLVSNCRLKCKLCSK is encoded by the exons atgtttaaactCATCATTTTTCTCGCTTGCTGGTCGGTGATTGAAGGCAAAAATATCCATAGATTTATTCGTG ACGCGGAAGGTAACGCCACGGAACTGGACGACAGCAATGTTACGAGTAAGGCTAACGATACCCCGCCGATTTACGACATGCAATCGGATCTGATCGCCCCGGCTTCGGGGCCAAAGCCCCTGCAAGCAAAGTACACGATCCGAATTCTGCCGAAGCTAAGGGACGGCGTCCCACAGGTTCAAGAAATTCGGATAATGCCTCCAAAGAGCAACGATACCAAAGCCTTCGTCAAACCTTTGATGGTTCTAAAGCAAAATGTCTCCAGGCCGATGATTGAGAATATCGAAATTGATGTTCCCGAGAAGGGAAAGAAATTTAGCAGTAAACCGAGTGTAGAGGTAATCGAGGGTGATCACAGGGAGATGCTGCAGGTCAGCAAAGGTGAGGCGGTGATTGAAAATCCAGAACAAAGATCACACGATTATTCTGCAG GAAATAGCTCTCTAGACGCCACAGACGAATCAGGAACCCAGAATGAAACACATTCTTCCTCTCAGAATGCAACGCGATCCTCGGTTCCCCAGAATGCAACGCAATCTTTGACTTCCCAGAATGCAACACAAGCGGTGATCTCTCGGAATGCGACAAAGCCATCGGTGTCACAAGACACATCAATGAAACGCATTCCTCAGGAAACAGCCACTGCTGATGCACGAAACTCTACACCGTCTCCAGTCAACACACAAGCATTTAACAGTG TTCCGCAACCATGCACAGATGACGGCAGATGCGTTATCTACCCTGAGGAGCGCTGTATAGAGGACTGGTTGGTGTCAAACTGCAGGCTCAAGTGTAAACTATGTTCAAAGTAG
- the LOC137995041 gene encoding uncharacterized protein isoform X1 produces the protein MKLTRSPYGLNVLFVIIFLGIQHGLSNAKALKKPKHGVHKSGSKKFNAPKGKFCKNHSYCVKYSDLDCASEWVQLNCPRMCRLCEYEGPNILNLPAVMYYKKGDKKHGISGKTKHNTKHAGKGKRIQRRSEDDGDRRDVVFLSKPYDYAPKPTTLPPTTSYNVFDYKGNHRNWLFLFPDKHPVNLRYVDQGKANDPNQQQAGASQDAAATGAPVAAGGVAAPAVAPASPAVAQPAAPAFASTAAAPSVPQVAQPTAAVAQPWNAVQTALTNQTQNKTIELINQSVSLASNDTQPPQASFAPPAANVASTQGYGAQNSTAPTEDNNMSQTQSESLNETQIFIISQSNSSKAPSQTVSGGQPYSQETPQKSSENLIEQYPRDASDQLSQTQSTAETYSQEKQQSLPLVAPPQMEYDDQSNSKQSQQSLAHEPELPQGAALESLPQTQSQSQTLESNEATTVLAQNQSGDHSYTQKAEKLLEHVSKLIPALHEASQMLSSTVSAVRPNASQTQQQSPAQPSELHRDKAQESLLIITSPPVISPPPSAAILSSQEAAKSEHRLHVDNADASTKMNGDFSPYGASVSLSGTGNMDFATKGQSVVQDTSANADAAEQTPWTCCKKVPPPEDCKPCPKLPKAPPMPYVFNIYCEDIYKDCAYAYSNCNDTWWEINCPKTCGLCKAKDKISTPTAKEIMPKEVKDLVNAELESDLVAPVPGDKPLVAKYTLRVKPKLVNGVPQMQEIRIMPPNKSGVSGYVKPLMVLKQNITKPMIENIEIDVPKKGAKFSQKPSVEVIEGDHKEMLQVNRGKAVVDDAMQRSNTKSEEIQKTKPESEVKGYSTAQAKAPASTTTERATATEQTQSSSTATQDQSSANLTSQAQTQSTSTTETTEQTAASYQQDAQSQDSSTASTAATSAPSNAETCTDDSRCATYTENQCSDPWLVTNCKSKCKLC, from the exons CCCTGAAGAAACCCAAGCATGGCGTCCATAAAAGTGGAAGCAAAAAGTTTAACG CTCCGAAAGGAAAATTCTGCAAGAATCATTCATACTGTGTCAAGTACAGTGACTTGGATTGCGCATCAGAATGGGTCCAATTGAACTGTCCACGAATGTGCAGGCTCTGTGAATATGAAG GTCCCAACATCCTCAACCTTCCAGCAGTCATGTATTACAAAAAGGGAGACAAAAAGCATGGAATCTCTGGCAAAACGAAACACAACACCAAACACGCTGGCAAAGGTAAGAGGATCCAGAGGCGAAGTGAAGATGACGGTGACAGACGCGACGTCGTCTTCCTTAGCAAGCCATATGATTACGCTCCGAAGCCAACGACTCTGCCTCCGACCACTTCGTACAATGTGTTCGATTATAAAGGTAACCACAGAAACTGGCTTTTCCTGTTTCCCGATAAGCACCCTGTCAATTTGCGTTATGTCGACCAAGGAAAAGCAAATGATCCTAATCAGCAGCAAGCCGGTGCCTCACAGGACGCAGCTGCCACTGGAGCTCCAGTTGCCGCCGGGGGTGTTGCAGCACCCGCAGTCGCTCCTGCTTCCCCAGCAGTAGCTCAACCAGCTGCTCCAGCCTTTGCTTCCACTGCTGCGGCTCCCTCTGTGCCACAAGTTGCACAACCGACGGCGGCGGTCGCGCAGCCATGGAACGCTGTCCAAACAGCACTGACCAATCAAACACAGAACAAGACCATCGAGCTGATAAACCAGTCAGTTTCTTTGGCTTCCAACGACACTCAGCCGCCTCAAGCGAGCTTTGCGCCACCTGCTGCTAATGTGGCTTCTACCCAGGGATATGGCGCGCAAAACAGCACTGCACCCACAG AAGATAATAACATGTCGCAAACTCAGTCTGAATCACTTAACGAAACACAAATATTCATCATCAGTCAGTCAAACTCATCAAAAGCACCTTCACAAACGGTCTCTGGTGGTCAGCCATATTCACAAGAAACGCCACAGAAATCATCTGAAAATTTAATAGAGCAGTACCCTAGAGATGCATCGGATCAGCTTTCACAAACTCAATCTACAGCTGAGACATATTCACAAGAAAAGCAGCAATCACTTCCATTAGTGGCACCGCCACAAATGGAATATGACGATCAGTCTAATTCAAAACAATCACAGCAGTCACTTGCTCATGAACCAGAACTGCCTCAAGGTGCAGCATTAGAATCCCTCCCACAAACTCAATCACAATCGCAGACATTGGAATCTAATGAAGCAACGACAGTACTTGCACAAAATCAATCGGGAGATCATTCGTATACTCAAAAAGCTGAGAAACTGCTCGAGCACGTGTCAAAGCTGATTCCAGCTCTTCATGAAGCATCACAAATGCTATCATCAACCGTATCCGCAGTCAGGCCAAATGCATCACAAACACAACAACAATCACCTGCACAACCATCAGAGTTGCATCGTGATAAAGCTCAAGAGTCATTACTCATCATTACATCACCACCTGTCATTTCTCCGCCGCCGTCCGCTGCAATCCTATCGTCACAGGAGGCGGCAAAGTCTGAACACAGACTTCACGTTGATAATGCGGATGCGTCTACCAAGATGAACGGAGATTTTAGTCCTTACGGTGCAAGTGTATCTTTGTCCGGTACAGGTAATATGGATTTCGCCACAAAAGGCCAGTCGGTTGTCCAGGATACCAGTGCTAATGCCGATGCTGCTGAGCAGACTCCTTGGACGTGTTGCAAGAAAGTGCCACCACCCGAAGATTGTAAGCCATGTCCAAAGTTACCCAAGGCGCCACCGA TGCCTTATGTGTTCAATATTTACTGTGAAGACATTTATAAGGATTGTGCGTATGCATACTCCAACTGCAACGACACGTGGTGGGAGATTAACTGTCCCAAGACATGTGGTCTCTGCAAGG CCAAGGATAAGATTAGTACACCCACTGCAAAGGAAATTATGCCCAAAGAGGTGAAGGACCTTGTTAACGCCGAGCTGGAGTCGGATTTGGTCGCACCCGTTCCAGGGGACAAGCCCTTGGTTGCTAAGTATACCCTTCGGGTGAAGCCCAAACTTGTGAATGGAGTGCCACAAATGCAGGAAATTCGTATTATGCCACCGAACAAGTCTGGTGTTTCAGGATACGTGAAACCACTCATGGTTTTGAAGCAAAATATTACAAAACCGATGATTGAAAACATCGAGATCGATGTGCCGAAAAAGGGTGCGAAGTTTAGCCAGAAACCGAGTGTGGAGGTGATTGAAGGCGATCACAAGGAAATGCTACAAGTTAACAGAGGAAAGGCAGTTGTAGATGATGCAATGCAGAGATCAAATACCAAAAGTGAAG AAATTCAGAAAACCAAACCTGAAAGCGAGGTAAAGGGGTACTCCACAGCGCAGGCCAAGGCCCCAGCCAGCACCACCACTGAACGAGCCACGGCAACAGAGCAGACTCAGTCAAGCTCAACCGCCACGCAAGACCAGAGCTCTGCCAATCTAACCTCGCAAGCTCAGACCCAGTCCACTTCTACAACAGAAACCACTGAGCAGACCGCAGCTTCTTATCAACAAGATGCACAGTCCCAGGATTCCTCAACTGCTTCAACTGCGGCGACATCTGCCCCCAGCAACG ccGAAACTTGCACAGATGACAGCCGATGCGCCACATACACCGAAAATCAGTGTTCAGATCCATGGCTAGTGACGAACTGCAAGAGCAAGTGCAAGCTGtgctaa
- the LOC137995041 gene encoding uncharacterized protein isoform X2 — protein MKLTRSPYGLNVLFVIIFLGIQHGLSNAKAPKGKFCKNHSYCVKYSDLDCASEWVQLNCPRMCRLCEYEGPNILNLPAVMYYKKGDKKHGISGKTKHNTKHAGKGKRIQRRSEDDGDRRDVVFLSKPYDYAPKPTTLPPTTSYNVFDYKGNHRNWLFLFPDKHPVNLRYVDQGKANDPNQQQAGASQDAAATGAPVAAGGVAAPAVAPASPAVAQPAAPAFASTAAAPSVPQVAQPTAAVAQPWNAVQTALTNQTQNKTIELINQSVSLASNDTQPPQASFAPPAANVASTQGYGAQNSTAPTEDNNMSQTQSESLNETQIFIISQSNSSKAPSQTVSGGQPYSQETPQKSSENLIEQYPRDASDQLSQTQSTAETYSQEKQQSLPLVAPPQMEYDDQSNSKQSQQSLAHEPELPQGAALESLPQTQSQSQTLESNEATTVLAQNQSGDHSYTQKAEKLLEHVSKLIPALHEASQMLSSTVSAVRPNASQTQQQSPAQPSELHRDKAQESLLIITSPPVISPPPSAAILSSQEAAKSEHRLHVDNADASTKMNGDFSPYGASVSLSGTGNMDFATKGQSVVQDTSANADAAEQTPWTCCKKVPPPEDCKPCPKLPKAPPMPYVFNIYCEDIYKDCAYAYSNCNDTWWEINCPKTCGLCKAKDKISTPTAKEIMPKEVKDLVNAELESDLVAPVPGDKPLVAKYTLRVKPKLVNGVPQMQEIRIMPPNKSGVSGYVKPLMVLKQNITKPMIENIEIDVPKKGAKFSQKPSVEVIEGDHKEMLQVNRGKAVVDDAMQRSNTKSEEIQKTKPESEVKGYSTAQAKAPASTTTERATATEQTQSSSTATQDQSSANLTSQAQTQSTSTTETTEQTAASYQQDAQSQDSSTASTAATSAPSNAETCTDDSRCATYTENQCSDPWLVTNCKSKCKLC, from the exons CTCCGAAAGGAAAATTCTGCAAGAATCATTCATACTGTGTCAAGTACAGTGACTTGGATTGCGCATCAGAATGGGTCCAATTGAACTGTCCACGAATGTGCAGGCTCTGTGAATATGAAG GTCCCAACATCCTCAACCTTCCAGCAGTCATGTATTACAAAAAGGGAGACAAAAAGCATGGAATCTCTGGCAAAACGAAACACAACACCAAACACGCTGGCAAAGGTAAGAGGATCCAGAGGCGAAGTGAAGATGACGGTGACAGACGCGACGTCGTCTTCCTTAGCAAGCCATATGATTACGCTCCGAAGCCAACGACTCTGCCTCCGACCACTTCGTACAATGTGTTCGATTATAAAGGTAACCACAGAAACTGGCTTTTCCTGTTTCCCGATAAGCACCCTGTCAATTTGCGTTATGTCGACCAAGGAAAAGCAAATGATCCTAATCAGCAGCAAGCCGGTGCCTCACAGGACGCAGCTGCCACTGGAGCTCCAGTTGCCGCCGGGGGTGTTGCAGCACCCGCAGTCGCTCCTGCTTCCCCAGCAGTAGCTCAACCAGCTGCTCCAGCCTTTGCTTCCACTGCTGCGGCTCCCTCTGTGCCACAAGTTGCACAACCGACGGCGGCGGTCGCGCAGCCATGGAACGCTGTCCAAACAGCACTGACCAATCAAACACAGAACAAGACCATCGAGCTGATAAACCAGTCAGTTTCTTTGGCTTCCAACGACACTCAGCCGCCTCAAGCGAGCTTTGCGCCACCTGCTGCTAATGTGGCTTCTACCCAGGGATATGGCGCGCAAAACAGCACTGCACCCACAG AAGATAATAACATGTCGCAAACTCAGTCTGAATCACTTAACGAAACACAAATATTCATCATCAGTCAGTCAAACTCATCAAAAGCACCTTCACAAACGGTCTCTGGTGGTCAGCCATATTCACAAGAAACGCCACAGAAATCATCTGAAAATTTAATAGAGCAGTACCCTAGAGATGCATCGGATCAGCTTTCACAAACTCAATCTACAGCTGAGACATATTCACAAGAAAAGCAGCAATCACTTCCATTAGTGGCACCGCCACAAATGGAATATGACGATCAGTCTAATTCAAAACAATCACAGCAGTCACTTGCTCATGAACCAGAACTGCCTCAAGGTGCAGCATTAGAATCCCTCCCACAAACTCAATCACAATCGCAGACATTGGAATCTAATGAAGCAACGACAGTACTTGCACAAAATCAATCGGGAGATCATTCGTATACTCAAAAAGCTGAGAAACTGCTCGAGCACGTGTCAAAGCTGATTCCAGCTCTTCATGAAGCATCACAAATGCTATCATCAACCGTATCCGCAGTCAGGCCAAATGCATCACAAACACAACAACAATCACCTGCACAACCATCAGAGTTGCATCGTGATAAAGCTCAAGAGTCATTACTCATCATTACATCACCACCTGTCATTTCTCCGCCGCCGTCCGCTGCAATCCTATCGTCACAGGAGGCGGCAAAGTCTGAACACAGACTTCACGTTGATAATGCGGATGCGTCTACCAAGATGAACGGAGATTTTAGTCCTTACGGTGCAAGTGTATCTTTGTCCGGTACAGGTAATATGGATTTCGCCACAAAAGGCCAGTCGGTTGTCCAGGATACCAGTGCTAATGCCGATGCTGCTGAGCAGACTCCTTGGACGTGTTGCAAGAAAGTGCCACCACCCGAAGATTGTAAGCCATGTCCAAAGTTACCCAAGGCGCCACCGA TGCCTTATGTGTTCAATATTTACTGTGAAGACATTTATAAGGATTGTGCGTATGCATACTCCAACTGCAACGACACGTGGTGGGAGATTAACTGTCCCAAGACATGTGGTCTCTGCAAGG CCAAGGATAAGATTAGTACACCCACTGCAAAGGAAATTATGCCCAAAGAGGTGAAGGACCTTGTTAACGCCGAGCTGGAGTCGGATTTGGTCGCACCCGTTCCAGGGGACAAGCCCTTGGTTGCTAAGTATACCCTTCGGGTGAAGCCCAAACTTGTGAATGGAGTGCCACAAATGCAGGAAATTCGTATTATGCCACCGAACAAGTCTGGTGTTTCAGGATACGTGAAACCACTCATGGTTTTGAAGCAAAATATTACAAAACCGATGATTGAAAACATCGAGATCGATGTGCCGAAAAAGGGTGCGAAGTTTAGCCAGAAACCGAGTGTGGAGGTGATTGAAGGCGATCACAAGGAAATGCTACAAGTTAACAGAGGAAAGGCAGTTGTAGATGATGCAATGCAGAGATCAAATACCAAAAGTGAAG AAATTCAGAAAACCAAACCTGAAAGCGAGGTAAAGGGGTACTCCACAGCGCAGGCCAAGGCCCCAGCCAGCACCACCACTGAACGAGCCACGGCAACAGAGCAGACTCAGTCAAGCTCAACCGCCACGCAAGACCAGAGCTCTGCCAATCTAACCTCGCAAGCTCAGACCCAGTCCACTTCTACAACAGAAACCACTGAGCAGACCGCAGCTTCTTATCAACAAGATGCACAGTCCCAGGATTCCTCAACTGCTTCAACTGCGGCGACATCTGCCCCCAGCAACG ccGAAACTTGCACAGATGACAGCCGATGCGCCACATACACCGAAAATCAGTGTTCAGATCCATGGCTAGTGACGAACTGCAAGAGCAAGTGCAAGCTGtgctaa
- the LOC137995041 gene encoding uncharacterized protein isoform X3, which produces MKLTRSPYGLNVLFVIIFLGIQHGLSNAKALKKPKHGVHKSGSKKFNAPKGKFCKNHSYCVKYSDLDCASEWVQLNCPRMCRLCEYEGPNILNLPAVMYYKKGDKKHGISGKTKHNTKHAGKGKRIQRRSEDDGDRRDVVFLSKPYDYAPKPTTLPPTTSYNVFDYKGNHRNWLFLFPDKHPVNLRYVDQGKANDPNQQQAGASQDAAATGAPVAAGGVAAPAVAPASPAVAQPAAPAFASTAAAPSVPQVAQPTAAVAQPWNAVQTALTNQTQNKTIELINQSVSLASNDTQPPQASFAPPAANVASTQGYGAQNSTAPTGNMDFATKGQSVVQDTSANADAAEQTPWTCCKKVPPPEDCKPCPKLPKAPPMPYVFNIYCEDIYKDCAYAYSNCNDTWWEINCPKTCGLCKAKDKISTPTAKEIMPKEVKDLVNAELESDLVAPVPGDKPLVAKYTLRVKPKLVNGVPQMQEIRIMPPNKSGVSGYVKPLMVLKQNITKPMIENIEIDVPKKGAKFSQKPSVEVIEGDHKEMLQVNRGKAVVDDAMQRSNTKSEEIQKTKPESEVKGYSTAQAKAPASTTTERATATEQTQSSSTATQDQSSANLTSQAQTQSTSTTETTEQTAASYQQDAQSQDSSTASTAATSAPSNAETCTDDSRCATYTENQCSDPWLVTNCKSKCKLC; this is translated from the exons CCCTGAAGAAACCCAAGCATGGCGTCCATAAAAGTGGAAGCAAAAAGTTTAACG CTCCGAAAGGAAAATTCTGCAAGAATCATTCATACTGTGTCAAGTACAGTGACTTGGATTGCGCATCAGAATGGGTCCAATTGAACTGTCCACGAATGTGCAGGCTCTGTGAATATGAAG GTCCCAACATCCTCAACCTTCCAGCAGTCATGTATTACAAAAAGGGAGACAAAAAGCATGGAATCTCTGGCAAAACGAAACACAACACCAAACACGCTGGCAAAGGTAAGAGGATCCAGAGGCGAAGTGAAGATGACGGTGACAGACGCGACGTCGTCTTCCTTAGCAAGCCATATGATTACGCTCCGAAGCCAACGACTCTGCCTCCGACCACTTCGTACAATGTGTTCGATTATAAAGGTAACCACAGAAACTGGCTTTTCCTGTTTCCCGATAAGCACCCTGTCAATTTGCGTTATGTCGACCAAGGAAAAGCAAATGATCCTAATCAGCAGCAAGCCGGTGCCTCACAGGACGCAGCTGCCACTGGAGCTCCAGTTGCCGCCGGGGGTGTTGCAGCACCCGCAGTCGCTCCTGCTTCCCCAGCAGTAGCTCAACCAGCTGCTCCAGCCTTTGCTTCCACTGCTGCGGCTCCCTCTGTGCCACAAGTTGCACAACCGACGGCGGCGGTCGCGCAGCCATGGAACGCTGTCCAAACAGCACTGACCAATCAAACACAGAACAAGACCATCGAGCTGATAAACCAGTCAGTTTCTTTGGCTTCCAACGACACTCAGCCGCCTCAAGCGAGCTTTGCGCCACCTGCTGCTAATGTGGCTTCTACCCAGGGATATGGCGCGCAAAACAGCACTGCACCCACAG GTAATATGGATTTCGCCACAAAAGGCCAGTCGGTTGTCCAGGATACCAGTGCTAATGCCGATGCTGCTGAGCAGACTCCTTGGACGTGTTGCAAGAAAGTGCCACCACCCGAAGATTGTAAGCCATGTCCAAAGTTACCCAAGGCGCCACCGA TGCCTTATGTGTTCAATATTTACTGTGAAGACATTTATAAGGATTGTGCGTATGCATACTCCAACTGCAACGACACGTGGTGGGAGATTAACTGTCCCAAGACATGTGGTCTCTGCAAGG CCAAGGATAAGATTAGTACACCCACTGCAAAGGAAATTATGCCCAAAGAGGTGAAGGACCTTGTTAACGCCGAGCTGGAGTCGGATTTGGTCGCACCCGTTCCAGGGGACAAGCCCTTGGTTGCTAAGTATACCCTTCGGGTGAAGCCCAAACTTGTGAATGGAGTGCCACAAATGCAGGAAATTCGTATTATGCCACCGAACAAGTCTGGTGTTTCAGGATACGTGAAACCACTCATGGTTTTGAAGCAAAATATTACAAAACCGATGATTGAAAACATCGAGATCGATGTGCCGAAAAAGGGTGCGAAGTTTAGCCAGAAACCGAGTGTGGAGGTGATTGAAGGCGATCACAAGGAAATGCTACAAGTTAACAGAGGAAAGGCAGTTGTAGATGATGCAATGCAGAGATCAAATACCAAAAGTGAAG AAATTCAGAAAACCAAACCTGAAAGCGAGGTAAAGGGGTACTCCACAGCGCAGGCCAAGGCCCCAGCCAGCACCACCACTGAACGAGCCACGGCAACAGAGCAGACTCAGTCAAGCTCAACCGCCACGCAAGACCAGAGCTCTGCCAATCTAACCTCGCAAGCTCAGACCCAGTCCACTTCTACAACAGAAACCACTGAGCAGACCGCAGCTTCTTATCAACAAGATGCACAGTCCCAGGATTCCTCAACTGCTTCAACTGCGGCGACATCTGCCCCCAGCAACG ccGAAACTTGCACAGATGACAGCCGATGCGCCACATACACCGAAAATCAGTGTTCAGATCCATGGCTAGTGACGAACTGCAAGAGCAAGTGCAAGCTGtgctaa